One region of Salvia miltiorrhiza cultivar Shanhuang (shh) chromosome 3, IMPLAD_Smil_shh, whole genome shotgun sequence genomic DNA includes:
- the LOC131018500 gene encoding uncharacterized protein LOC131018500 translates to MTREMNMRVAAAVFLGEWGWEAVDRRTEEEEEEARRSSSSSLVEIESEVVRVDSGSEAISVKVEEEEKGRFYATSISILTSNLILKNLISPVSTPSTAANLPHRARRLHPSTAPPLLSRLHPSTYRGESAPPCPASPSLHPPPRSAYNPTAIRRAGTHHLLSRLHPSTHRRNLPHLAWSRPPPRSASPSPSLHPPCPPLAAICPTTPRPSHRHDLLHQLFLSPTAIRRPASSDYHFSDLPLPTAISHAVVIGSGPANCRCTPKLGEGCRSTLPPLPEDSPLSLCRHLLDEQGSHPGLSQVKGESHTDSYNCKIRTSPRWKVACSMPPRDVTT, encoded by the exons ATGACGAGGGAGATGAATATGAGGGTGGCGGCAGCGGTTTTCCTTGGGGAGTGGGGGTGGGAGGCGGTGGATAGGAGgacggaggaggaggaggaggaagcgcGGAGATCGTCTTCGAGTTCATTAGTTGAGATTGAAAGTGAGGTTGTTAGAGTGGATTCTGGATCAGAAGCCATTAGTGTAaaggtagaagaagaagaaaaaggaag ATTCTACGCCACTTCCATCTCCATTCTAACAAGCAATCTAATTCTGAAAAACCTCATCTCTCCCGTCTCCACTCCATCCACCGCAGCGAATCTGCCCCACCGTGCCCGGCGTCTCCATCCCTCCACGGCTCCACCTCTTCTCTCCCGTCTCCATCCCTCCACCTACCGTGGCGAATCTGCCCCACCGTGCCCGGCATCTCCATCCCTCCACCCACCGCCGCGATCTGCCTATAACCCTACCGCGATTCGTCGCGCCGGCACCCATCATCTTCTCTCCCGTCTCCATCCCTCCACCCACCGCCGCAATCTGCCCCACCTTGCCTGGTCCCGCCCACCGCCGCGATCTGCCTCGCCGTCTCCATCCCTCCACCCACCGTGCCCGCCCCTCGCAGCGATCTGCCCCACCACGCCCCGCCCCTCCCACCGCCACGATCTGCTTCACCAGCTTTTCCTTTCTCCCACCGCGATTCGTCGTCCAGCCTCAAGTGACTATCATTTCTCTGACCTTCCCCTCCCCACCGCCATCAGCCATG CAGTTGTCATCGGCTCGGGTCCAGCGAACTGCCGCTGTACTCCAAAACTCGGCGAGGGCTGTCGTTCAACCTTGCCTCCCCTTCCTGAAGACTCACCGTTGTCCTTGTGCCGTCATCTGCTCGACGAACAAGGCAGCCACCCCGGGCTCTCACAAGTGAAAGGAGAGTCTCACACAGACAG CTACAATTGCAA GATAAGGACGAGCCCACGATGGAAGGTCGCTTGCTCGATGCCACCAAGG GATGTGACCACTTGA
- the LOC131018018 gene encoding UDP-glycosyltransferase 83A1-like, which translates to MAAVSGNKPHVLAVPLPAQGHVKPLMSLCRQIAKHGIKVTFVNAQSIHHKIFSASAAEEEDDNDSDANIVMTAVPDGLSPEHDPNNPFTLFETLPKTMPQTLPELIERINGDNPDQKISCVIADLSFGWVSEIAQKMGAEFVGFSTPSFASFAILLHIPNLIQQGYLDTNGSPERSDMIRLSDEIAGWRNNEFPWSFPGDLKHQKIIFHCVQSYKAADKANCLLSNTCYELEPAACDLHPNILPVGPLHLVEAAKTPEKSRSNSGNFYAQDTSCLIWLDTKPSGSVVYVSFGSFAVSYEQQQLDELALGLELSGRPFLWVVKRDIANGPHAEFPDGFLERVAGFGKIVEWAPQDDVLSHPAVACFVSHCGWNSTLEGVSKGVSYLCWPYFSDQVHNESYICDKWEIGLRIDCDENGIRSRYEIKKKIDMVLSESRFKENALKLKETCAKSVAEGGSSYKNLMTFIDHLKESA; encoded by the exons ATGGCTGCAGTTTCCGGCAACAAACCTCATGTATTGGCGGTTCCACTCCCTGCCCAAGGCCACGTGAAGCCGCTGATGAGCCTCTGCCGCCAAATAGCCAAACACGGCATTAAGGTCACCTTTGTTAACGCCCAATCTATACATCACAAAATATTTTCTGCATCTGCtgctgaagaagaagatgataaTGATTCCGACGCCAACATAGTGATGACGGCAGTCCCCGACGGGCTATCGCCCGAGCACGATCCGAACAACCCCTTTACCCTGTTTGAAACTCTTCCGAAGACGATGCCGCAAACATTGCCAGAATTGATTGAGAGGATTAACGGTGACAATCCAGACCAGAAAATCAGCTGTGTGATCGCTGATCTTTCGTTTGGGTGGGTTTCGGAGATAGCACAAAAAATGGGAGCTGAATTTGTGGGCTTTTCAACCCCTTCCTTTGCGTCCTTCGCCATACTGCTTCACATTCCAAACCTCATTCAACAAGGATATCTTGACACAAACG GATCACCGGAGAGAAGTGACATGATCAGGCTCTCCGACGAAATAGCAGGCTGGAGAAACAATGAGTTTCCATGGAGCTTTCCCGGCGACCTCAAACATCAAAAGATTATCTTCCACTGTGTCCAATCATACAAAGCTGCTGATAAAGCAAACTGCTTGCTTTCCAATACTTGCTATGAACTCGAACCCGCAGCTTGCGACTTACACCCAAATATCCTCCCTGTCGGGCCGCTGCATTTAGTCGAGGCGGCGAAGACGCCGGAGAAATCTCGTTCCAATTCCGGCAACTTTTACGCTCAAGATACATCCTGCTTGATCTGGCTGGACACCAAACCCTCTGGCTCAGTGGTGTACGTTTCTTTCGGCAGCTTTGCAGTTTCCTATGAACAACAACAGCTGGATGAACTGGCCCTCGGGCTCGAGCTTTCGGGCCGGCCTTTTCTGTGGGTTGTCAAGCGGGACATTGCGAACGGGCCGCATGCCGAGTTCCCAGACGGGTTTCTGGAGAGGGTGGCCGGGTTTGGGAAGATTGTTGAGTGGGCGCCGCAGGATGATGTTCTCTCTCATCCTGCTGTTGCGTGTTTTGTGTCTCACTGTGGATGGAACTCGACTCTCGAAGGCGTTAGCAAAGGGGTGTCGTATCTTTGTTGGCCATATTTTTCGGATCAAGTACATAATGAGAGCTATATTTGTGATAAGTGGGAGATTGGGTTGAGAATCGATTGTGATGAAAATGGGATTAGATCGAGATATGAAATCAAGAAGAAGATCGACATGGTTTTATCTGAGAGTAGGTTTAAAGAAAATGCATTGAAACTCAAGGAAACGTGTGCCAAGAGTGTTGCTGAAGGGGGTTCATCTTATAAGAATTTGATGACATTTATCGATCATCTTAAAGAAAGtgcataa